One Pyrus communis chromosome 13, drPyrComm1.1, whole genome shotgun sequence genomic window carries:
- the LOC137711965 gene encoding metal transporter Nramp7.2-like, giving the protein MENKNPDQQERASTDGASKRISAIYSEPTPPSEHFDLDLDHNTDPKDEPQKPGWRKFLAHVGPGFLVSLAYLDPGNLETDLQAGASHRYELLWVILIGLIFALIIQSLAANLGVTTGKHLSELCKAEYPPFVKYCLWLLAELAVIAADIPEVIGTAFALNILFNIPVWTGVLLTGFSTLLLLGLQKYGVRKLEMLIAVLVFVMAACFFGEMSYVKPPASGVLEGMFIPKLKGQGATGDAIALLGALIMPHNLFLHSALVLSRKIPKSVRGINDACRYFLIESGFALFVAFLINVAIISVSGTVCHQSNLSDKYNDICSNLTLNSASFLLQNVLGRSSKILYAISLLASGQSSTITGTYAGQFVMQGFLDIKMKKWARNLMTRCIAITPSLIVSIIGGSSGAGRLIIIASMILSFELPFALIPLLKFSGSATKMGPHKNSIYIIVISWILGMGIIGINIYYLSTGFVGWIIHSSLPKVATVFIGILVFPLMAIYILAVLYLTLRKDSVVTFVEPTKNDPAAQNQMENGLPNHGEPPVPFREDLADIPLPQ; this is encoded by the exons atggaaaacaaaaatcCAGATCAGCAAGAGAGAGCAAGTACAGATGGAGCTTCCAAACGCATATCAGCCATCTATTCAGAACCCACACCACCCAGCGAACACTTTGATCTTGACCTTGATCATAATACTGACCCTAAGGATGAGCCTCAG AAGCCTGGATGGAGAAAGTTTCTAGCACATGTTGGCCCTGGCTTCCTTGTCTCTTTGGCTTACCTTGATCCTGGCAACT TGGAAACTGATCTCCAAGCTGGAGCAAGTCACAGATACGAg CTGCTATGGGTGATTCTTATTGGATTGATCTTCGCTCTCATAATCCAGTCTCTCGCAGCAAACCTTGGTGTGACAACTG GGAAACATTTGTCAGAATTATGCAAGGCGGAATACCCACCATTTGTGAAGTATTGTTTGTGGTTGCTAGCAGAATTAGCCGTCATAGCGGCTGACATACCCGAAG TTATTGGCACAGCGTTTGCCCTAAATATACTGTTCAATATTCCAGTTTGGACTGGAGTACTCTTAACTGGTTTCAGtactcttctccttcttggccTGCAGAAATATGGG GTGAGGAAGCTGGAAATGCTGATAGCAGTGCTGGTGTTTGTGATGGCTGCCTGTTTCTTTGGGGAAATGAGTTATGTGAAGCCTCCGGCATCCGGTGTGCTCGAAGGCATGTTCATCCCTAAGCTCAAAGGCCAGGGAGCCACCGGAGATGCCATTGCCCTCTTGGGTGCCCTTATTATGCC GCACAATCTTTTTCTCCACTCAGCTCTTGTGCTTTCAAGGAAAATTCCAAAATCTGTCCGTGGCATCAAC gATGCATGTCGATATTTCTTGATAGAGAGTGGATTTGCATTATTTGTAGCATTTTTAATCAATGTTGCTATTATCTCCGTATCCGGCACCGTTTGCCATCAGAGCAACCTCTCGGATAAGTACAACGACATATGCAGTAATCTTACTCTCAATTCTGCTTCCTTTCTTCTCCAG AATGTGTTGGGACGATCAAGCAAAATCTTGTATGCCATTTCACTGTTAGCCTCAGGCCAAAGCTCCACGATTACAGGCACTTACGCAGGACAATTTGTCATGCAg GGTTTCTTGGACATTAAGATGAAAAAATGGGCTAGAAACTTAATGACGAGGTGCATTGCCATTACACCAAGCCTCATTGTTTCCATTATCGGCGGATCTTCAGGAGCAGGAAGGCTCATTATCATTGCATCG ATGATACTATCTTTTGAGCTCCCATTTGCTCTAATTCCACTCCTCAAATTCAGCGGTAGTGCCACCAAAATGGGACCCCACAAGAATTCAATCTAT ATCATTGTGATATCATGGATTCTAGGAATGGGAATCATAGGCATCAACATCTATTACCTCAGCACAGGATTTGTAGGGTGGATAATCCACAGCAGTCTACCCAAAGTTGCAACTGTGTTCATTGGGATATTGGTGTTCCCTCTCATGGCCATTTACATCCTTGCAGTCCTTTACCTAACCCTAAGAAAAGACAGTGTGGTAACTTTTGTTGAGCCCACAAAGAACGACCCGGCAGCCCAAAACCAAATGGAAAATGGGCTTCCCAACCATGGTGAGCCCCCAGTGCCTTTCAGAGAGGACTTGGCTGACATACCTTTACCTCAGTAG